Within Nematostella vectensis chromosome 1, jaNemVect1.1, whole genome shotgun sequence, the genomic segment cgaaaattaagtgttatAAGGTTTGCCCataccatattttttttcagatgcaATGCTACCAATGGATATATAATTGCAATAAGGATAAGATGATTAAACAATGTTGTCCCTCAGTCCTTGGCCTCAACATCCACAAGATGACTTAAAGATTAAAAATGATCTATCAACGATTCTACTACTTGGCTACTTATTGGCATTTTGGAGATAATTCTGATAATTATGTTGGCACATCTCTACTTTCTCGATGAAGTAATCCTCATCAAGCACACTCTCAAAAAGTTGTGTTCTAACAAGGCAGACATCGTCTAATTCTTTGGGATCACATTCTTGGAATTTTCCTTCTTTTCGTACCATCAAGTTGACAATGTTATCTGAAGGGTCCCATGCTCTGATGTTGTCATCAAACATAATGTGATGGATGCTTGAGTCAGTAGGGTCAACTAATAGAGGCTTGCCTGCTGAACTAACATACCCTTGTTTCTTCCACCATTCATAGTCATCCAGGAATAGATGGACTCCTGCTTTCTCACTGAACAGAACATATACCTTTTCTGGACAATTTAACTTTTTGTTGTCAGATGTTCTGACAGAGAGTCCTTCCTCACATCCAGTAATTTGGTAAGGTGTAAATGAAACATCTAGAGATTTTCCTTCTGGAAAGCCGAAGACAGGATGCAAGCCGTCAATGAACAGCTTCACTGCTTGCAATGCAGTTTCTCCATCCCCTCCGAATGTGCGGAGAATGATGCTGAACTCTTGGCCTTTCTCTATGAGATTGGTGATAAGCTTAAAAAAGGATGGTACTATGCGATAATAAATGCCATGTGGCTCTTTGAGGATTAGTGGATCAATGATTCCATCAACTACAGGCGCATCACACTCGAGTCTTTCCTTTACCTTT encodes:
- the LOC5506319 gene encoding uncharacterized protein LOC5506319, producing the protein MITSRDQNQTQCCYGSPVAGLHSYRTAPWEPMERLLETDLSRIKSLLESTIFAQIFIRSNSFQKALGRFSLKCCPVSQSFADVTLFFKCFLMASKQRKLVLHIDVNNTMFVGDSKTKLTALEGVLNEYMTEIVWGRKNEEDEWVPVENPISSKPASENVISYYKYAEEKYQNAGKPRSEFKEHARQFTFEEIGKRFRPYVEKVKERLECDAPVVDGIIDPLILKEPHGIYYRIVPSFFKLITNLIEKGQEFSIILRTFGGDGETALQAVKLFIDGLHPVFGFPEGKSLDVSFTPYQITGCEEGLSVRTSDNKKLNCPEKVYVLFSEKAGVHLFLDDYEWWKKQGYVSSAGKPLLVDPTDSSIHHIMFDDNIRAWDPSDNIVNLMVRKEGKFQECDPKELDDVCLVRTQLFESVLDEDYFIEKVEMCQHNYQNYLQNANK